The Zootoca vivipara chromosome 16, rZooViv1.1, whole genome shotgun sequence genome has a segment encoding these proteins:
- the LOC118097649 gene encoding beta-1,3-galactosyltransferase 1-like yields the protein MKGTRKMLINQLQNLPSVVLFCSILLFLLVAMKELESLFSPHDIKLKGGPDFAGNDKSAIGFEWESALERTRETKPSGLISPPPPVATRHPLEVIYSTDYKFLLNEPNKCQEISPFLILLVITEPQHFSTRQAIRQMWGNESSVPGVSILRLFLTAVHPKFGYLLQALLEEESSIHRDIIQQDFLDTYNNLTLKTLMGMEWISKFCPNATYAVKADSDIFLNVNYMVSQLLQPHLPPKKNYMTGHIYRNAKPMRDKASKWYVPREVYPNETYPPYCVGPGYVFSGDLAMKIYQVAKTIKVINMEDVFMGICLYELGINMTNSPLGLFNPFKVKYEKCKFSKVVVVHHYGPEELLQIWPDFRDQSQTCKS from the coding sequence ATGAAAGGTACCAGGAAGATGCTGATAAACCAGCTGCAGAATTTGCCCAGTGTGGTCCTCTTCTGCTCTATTTTGCTTTTCCTACTTGTTGCGATGAAAGAATTGGAGTCTCTTTTCTCGCCACACGACATCAAGCTCAAGGGCGGCCCAGATTTCGCAGGCAATGATAAGAGTGCAATAGGATTTGAATGGGAATCTGCGCTGGAGAGGACAAGGGAGACCAAGCCCTCTGGTctgatttccccaccaccaccagtggcCACACGGCATCCCTTGGAGGTTATCTATTCCACTGATTATAAGTTCCTTCTCAACGAGCCAAACAAATGTCAGGAGATTAGCCCCTTCTTGATACTGCTGGTGATAACTGAGCCCCAGCATTTTTCCACAAGGCAGGCCATCCGGCAGATGTGGGGCAACGAGAGCTCGGTGCCTGGGGTTTCCATTCTTCGTCTCTTTCTGACGGCTGTCCACCCAAAATTTGGATACCTGCTCCAGGCCCTTTTGGAAGAGGAGAGTTCCATCCACAGAGACATTATTCAGCAGGACTTCCTGGATACCTACAACAACCTTACCCTGAAGACTCTGATGGGCATGGAGTGGATAAGCAAGTTCTGCCCCAATGCAACCTACGCGGTGAAGGCAGACAGTGACATCTTTCTCAATGTGAACTATATGGTGTCCCAGCTGCTGCAGCCTCACCTGCCACCCAAGAAGAACTACATGACAGGGCACATCTACAGGAACGCAAAGCCAATGCGTGACAAGGCCTCCAAGTGGTATGTGCCACGGGAGGTGTACCCCAATGAGACCTACCCGCCCTACTGTGTAGGCCCAGGGTATGTGTTCTCTGGGGATCTGGCCATGAAGATCTACCAGGTAGCAAAGACCATCAAGGTCATTAACATGGAAGATGTCTTCATGGGAATCTGCCTGTATGAGCTGGGCATCAACATGACAAACAGCCCCTTGGGTCTCTTCAATCCGTTCAAAGTCAAGTATGAGAAGTGCAAGTTctccaaggtggtggtggtgcatcATTATGGGCCAGAGGAGCTGCTGCAGATTTGGCCTGACTTTCGGGACCAGAGCCAGACTTGCAAGAGTTAA